The Desulfovibrio sp. genome window below encodes:
- a CDS encoding acyltransferase family protein, whose product MFFIDNLRLTVIVLVVVLHVAVTYSGLGDWYYKEGRPLGTGSFLCFLGFQAFLQAFFMGALFMVAGYFAAASLKSKGAAEFLKGRAVRLGVPSLAYMLAINPATIYYLKDWDRTLFPVSFSSYWTRYVLDLHFIGGSGPMWFAVALLLFCVVYALAEALSGRAAQPEPAKQHPFPALLPVGIALAASAGAFLLRLKWPIGSNVYNMQLGFFSQYVILFCVGIAAHSRGWFSTIGYGVSKRYLTAAFCSIPLLLALAVYGDALEGSQPFRGGMHWQSLAFAVWESFTGVFMSFGLVGFMRERWNSQGKLAQSMSASAFAVYVFHPPVLVFLSQVFRSVDLAAIPKFLLVSAVALPASFLVARVVRAIPVIKLMVRS is encoded by the coding sequence ATGTTTTTTATCGACAACCTGCGCCTCACGGTGATCGTGCTGGTTGTGGTGCTGCACGTGGCGGTGACCTACAGCGGGCTGGGGGACTGGTACTACAAGGAAGGACGGCCGCTTGGAACGGGATCCTTCCTGTGCTTTTTGGGGTTTCAGGCCTTTTTGCAGGCCTTCTTCATGGGGGCGCTGTTCATGGTGGCTGGCTATTTCGCTGCGGCCTCGCTCAAGTCCAAGGGAGCGGCCGAGTTCCTCAAGGGCCGCGCGGTTCGCCTTGGCGTTCCGTCGCTCGCCTACATGCTGGCCATCAACCCGGCCACCATCTACTACCTGAAGGACTGGGACCGCACCCTCTTCCCGGTGAGCTTCTCCTCCTACTGGACCCGCTACGTGCTGGACCTCCACTTCATCGGCGGGTCCGGACCCATGTGGTTCGCGGTGGCGCTTCTTTTGTTCTGCGTGGTCTACGCCCTGGCGGAGGCGCTATCCGGCAGGGCAGCTCAGCCTGAGCCCGCCAAGCAGCACCCTTTTCCGGCCTTGCTGCCTGTAGGAATTGCTCTGGCAGCCTCGGCCGGGGCGTTTCTTCTTCGTCTCAAGTGGCCCATAGGCTCCAACGTGTACAACATGCAGCTGGGCTTCTTCTCTCAATACGTGATTTTATTCTGCGTGGGTATCGCGGCCCACAGCCGGGGATGGTTTTCCACCATCGGCTACGGCGTATCCAAGCGCTATCTAACCGCAGCCTTTTGCAGCATCCCGCTGCTCTTGGCGCTGGCCGTATACGGGGATGCTCTGGAGGGCAGCCAGCCCTTCCGGGGAGGAATGCACTGGCAGAGCCTGGCCTTTGCCGTGTGGGAGTCCTTCACCGGGGTGTTCATGTCTTTCGGGCTGGTGGGGTTTATGCGCGAGCGCTGGAACAGCCAGGGAAAACTCGCCCAGAGCATGTCGGCCAGCGCCTTCGCGGTGTACGTGTTTCACCCGCCGGTGCTGGTCTTTCTCTCCCAGGTTTTCCGGTCGGTTGATCTGGCCGCCATCCCCAAATTCCTGCTGGTGAGCGCGGTGGCGCTGCCTGCGAGTTTTCTGGTTGCGCGGGTGGTACGGGCCATACCGGTGATCAAGCTGATGGTCCGCTCCTGA